One window of Ralstonia pickettii DTP0602 genomic DNA carries:
- a CDS encoding NAD(P)H quinone oxidoreductase (K00344: E1.6.5.5, qor; NADPH2:quinone reductase [EC:1.6.5.5]) has product MQAIEIREYGAPEVLQLTERPDPVPAAGEILIRVAAAGVNRPDVFQRTGNYPVPPGASDLPGLEVAGVVVGGDLSHADNRFGLKVGDRVCALVQGGGYAQLCTAPVAQCLPVPQGLSDIEAAALPETFFTVWSNVFDRGYLGQGPRGKGETLLIQGGSSGIGTTAIQIAKALGFKVFVTAGTDEKCKACEDLGADRAINYKTQDFVAEVAALTEGKGVDVILDMVAGPYLARELKCIADDGRIVIIALLGGAKAEIPLGDILRRRITVTGSTLRPRPASFKGKIAAALHEQVWPLLAAGKIKPVIHEVFPAAQAADAHRLMESSEHIGKIVLNW; this is encoded by the coding sequence ATGCAAGCCATCGAGATCCGCGAATACGGCGCCCCGGAAGTCCTCCAGCTGACCGAGCGTCCTGACCCGGTGCCCGCCGCGGGCGAGATCCTGATCCGCGTGGCCGCCGCCGGCGTGAACCGTCCGGACGTATTCCAGCGCACCGGCAACTACCCGGTGCCGCCGGGCGCATCGGACCTGCCCGGCCTGGAAGTGGCGGGCGTGGTGGTGGGCGGCGACCTGTCGCATGCGGACAACCGCTTCGGCCTGAAGGTCGGCGACCGCGTCTGCGCGCTGGTGCAGGGTGGCGGCTACGCGCAGCTGTGCACCGCGCCGGTGGCGCAGTGCCTGCCGGTGCCGCAAGGCCTGAGCGATATCGAGGCGGCGGCGCTGCCCGAGACCTTCTTCACCGTGTGGAGCAATGTGTTCGATCGCGGCTACCTGGGGCAGGGCCCGCGCGGCAAAGGTGAGACGCTGCTGATCCAGGGCGGGTCGAGCGGCATCGGCACGACCGCGATCCAGATCGCCAAGGCGCTGGGCTTCAAGGTGTTCGTCACCGCCGGCACCGATGAAAAGTGCAAGGCGTGCGAGGACCTCGGCGCCGACCGCGCGATCAATTACAAGACCCAGGACTTCGTCGCCGAAGTGGCGGCGCTGACCGAAGGCAAGGGCGTCGACGTGATCCTCGACATGGTCGCCGGCCCCTACCTGGCACGCGAACTGAAGTGCATCGCCGACGATGGCCGCATCGTCATCATCGCGCTGCTGGGCGGTGCCAAGGCCGAGATCCCGCTGGGCGACATCCTGCGCCGGCGCATCACCGTGACCGGCTCGACGCTGCGCCCGCGCCCGGCCTCGTTCAAGGGCAAGATCGCCGCGGCGCTGCACGAGCAGGTGTGGCCGCTGCTGGCCGCCGGCAAGATCAAGCCGGTGATCCACGAGGTGTTCCCGGCAGCGCAGGCCGCTGACGCGCACCGGCTGATGGAGTCGAGCGAGCACATTGGCAAGATCGTGCTGAACTGGTGA
- a CDS encoding ABC transporter permease (K01999: livK; branched-chain amino acid transport system substrate-binding protein), whose protein sequence is MKVAAWWRGWLGGLLLAAAAGASAQEPIRLGMIDGLSGPFANAGEAVARNLRLAIERINARGGVKTAEGARQLELVTFDSKGNVDESLIQLRALTDKRVPFVLQGNSSAVAGALVSAINRHNARQPDARVLFLNYSAVDPSLTNENCSFWHFRFDASADMRMQALTEVIRQDQSVRKVYLIAQDYSFGHQVSRSAREMLAARRPDIQVVGDEFHPIGKIKDFAPYIAKIKASGADAVITGNWGNDLTLMVKAAREGGLRAKFYTFYGNGLGAPAAMGDAGVGRVLAVAEWHPNVGGAASDAFYQQFRARYPEPKDDYVHLRMQMMVEMLARAIEQAGSTDAVKVARALENMRFVNDFHEATVRADDHQVLQPLYVSVMERQGGTVRFDNEGSGYGFRTVRKLKAAQTTLPTTCRMERP, encoded by the coding sequence ATGAAGGTTGCGGCGTGGTGGCGGGGATGGCTGGGCGGATTGTTGCTGGCGGCGGCGGCGGGCGCGTCGGCGCAGGAGCCGATCCGGCTGGGCATGATCGACGGGCTTTCCGGTCCGTTCGCCAACGCCGGCGAGGCGGTGGCGCGCAACCTGCGCCTGGCCATCGAGCGCATCAATGCGCGCGGCGGCGTCAAGACCGCCGAGGGCGCGCGGCAACTGGAACTCGTTACCTTCGACAGCAAGGGCAATGTGGACGAAAGCCTGATCCAGTTGCGAGCGCTCACTGACAAACGCGTTCCCTTCGTCTTGCAAGGCAACAGCTCGGCGGTGGCCGGCGCGCTCGTGTCGGCGATCAACCGCCACAACGCCCGCCAGCCTGATGCGCGCGTGCTGTTCCTGAACTACTCGGCGGTCGATCCCAGCCTGACCAACGAGAACTGCAGCTTCTGGCACTTCCGCTTCGACGCCAGCGCCGACATGCGCATGCAGGCCCTGACCGAGGTGATCCGGCAGGACCAGTCGGTGCGAAAGGTGTACCTGATCGCCCAGGACTACAGCTTCGGCCACCAGGTGTCGCGCTCGGCGCGCGAGATGCTGGCGGCACGCCGGCCGGATATCCAGGTAGTCGGCGACGAATTCCACCCGATCGGCAAGATCAAGGACTTTGCGCCCTATATCGCCAAGATCAAGGCGAGCGGGGCGGATGCGGTCATCACCGGCAACTGGGGCAATGACCTGACGCTGATGGTAAAAGCTGCGCGCGAGGGCGGGTTGCGGGCCAAGTTCTATACGTTCTATGGCAATGGCCTGGGCGCGCCGGCAGCGATGGGCGATGCCGGCGTCGGCCGCGTGCTGGCGGTGGCGGAGTGGCACCCGAACGTGGGCGGGGCGGCATCCGACGCCTTCTACCAGCAGTTCCGTGCGCGTTATCCGGAGCCCAAGGACGATTACGTCCACCTGCGCATGCAGATGATGGTGGAAATGCTGGCGCGCGCGATCGAGCAAGCCGGCTCCACCGACGCGGTCAAGGTGGCGCGCGCGCTCGAGAACATGCGCTTCGTCAACGACTTCCACGAGGCCACCGTGCGCGCCGACGACCACCAGGTGCTGCAACCGCTGTACGTCTCGGTGATGGAGCGGCAGGGTGGGACCGTGCGCTTCGACAACGAGGGCTCGGGCTACGGCTTCCGCACGGTGCGCAAGCTCAAGGCGGCGCAAACCACGCTGCCAACCACGTGCCGGATGGAGCGTCCCTGA
- a CDS encoding NADH dehydrogenase subunit C (K00332: nuoC; NADH-quinone oxidoreductase subunit C [EC:1.6.5.3]), with amino-acid sequence MAKLDTLKAALEKALGKRVQNLIEATGELTLIVKADDYLEVARILRDDPSLRFEQLIDLCGVDYSEYGDGAWDGQRFAAVSHLLSVTHNWRLRVRVFAPDDGFPVLASVIDVWNSANWFEREAFDFYGIVFDGHPDLRRILTDYGFVGHPFRKDFPVSGYVEMRYDPEQKRVIYQPVTIEPREITPRVIREDKYGGLEH; translated from the coding sequence ATGGCGAAGCTCGACACCCTGAAGGCCGCGCTCGAGAAGGCTCTCGGCAAGCGCGTGCAGAATCTGATCGAGGCGACCGGCGAACTGACGCTGATCGTCAAGGCCGACGACTACCTGGAAGTCGCCCGCATCCTGCGCGACGATCCGTCGCTGCGTTTCGAGCAGCTGATCGACCTGTGCGGCGTGGACTATTCCGAATACGGCGACGGCGCCTGGGATGGCCAGCGCTTTGCCGCCGTCTCGCACCTGCTGTCGGTGACCCACAACTGGCGCCTGCGCGTGCGCGTGTTCGCCCCGGATGACGGTTTCCCGGTGCTGGCCAGCGTGATCGACGTGTGGAACTCGGCGAACTGGTTCGAGCGCGAAGCCTTCGATTTCTACGGCATCGTGTTTGACGGCCACCCGGACCTGCGCCGCATCCTGACCGACTACGGTTTCGTCGGCCATCCGTTCCGCAAGGATTTCCCGGTCTCCGGCTACGTCGAGATGCGCTACGACCCGGAGCAGAAGCGGGTTATCTACCAGCCGGTCACGATTGAGCCGCGCGAGATTACGCCACGCGTGATCCGCGAGGACAAGTACGGCGGTTTGGAGCACTGA
- a CDS encoding polynucleotide phosphorylase/polyadenylase (K00962: pnp, PNPT1; polyribonucleotide nucleotidyltransferase [EC:2.7.7.8]), with the protein MSMFNKVVKEFQWGQHTVRMETGEIARQAGGAVLVNVEDTVVLATVVAAKNPKPGQDFFPLTVDYIEKTYAAGKIPGGFFKREGRPSENETLTSRLIDRPLRPLFPEGFYNEVQVVVHVISLNPEVPADIPALIGASAALAVSGIPFSGPVGAARVGYKDGQYLLNPTRSQIATSDLDLVVAGTERAVLMVESEANQLSEDVMLGAVVYGHEQMQIAINAIHELVREGGKPEWDWTPAAKNEPLIAKVTEVALPLLQEAYQLRQKSARSQKLKEVNANVAAALEAAGVEADKVEVGNVMFDLEAKIVRGQILGGEPRIDGRDTRTVRPIEIRSSVLPRAHGSALFTRGETQALVVATLGTKSDEQIIDALAGEYRDRFMLHYNMPPFATGETGRVGSPKRREIGHGRLAKRALIPVLPKDDEFAYTIRLVSEITESNGSSSMASVCGGCLALMDAGVPVKAHVAGVAMGLILEGNKFAVLTDILGDEDHLGDMDFKVAGTDNGITALQMDIKVQGITKEIMQVALAQAREGRLHILHKMQEAMGHARTELSAHAPRMITMKIHPDKIREVIGKGGSTIQALTKETGTTIDIQEDGTITIASTSTEGMAEAKRRIEGITAEAEVGKIYAGTVLKLLDFGAIVNILPGKDGLLHISEIVNERVKDIKDWLKEGQQVRVKLIQADEKGRLRLSLKAALAEEGGSISPINAGESAAPAAPAGGSEQQQ; encoded by the coding sequence ATGTCCATGTTCAACAAGGTCGTCAAGGAATTCCAGTGGGGCCAGCACACGGTCCGCATGGAAACCGGCGAAATCGCCCGCCAGGCCGGCGGTGCCGTGCTGGTCAATGTGGAAGACACCGTGGTGCTGGCGACCGTGGTCGCCGCCAAGAACCCGAAGCCGGGCCAGGACTTCTTCCCGCTGACCGTCGACTACATCGAGAAGACCTACGCGGCCGGCAAGATCCCCGGCGGCTTTTTCAAGCGTGAAGGCCGTCCGTCGGAAAACGAGACGCTGACCTCGCGCCTGATCGACCGTCCGCTGCGCCCGCTGTTCCCGGAGGGCTTCTACAACGAAGTGCAGGTCGTGGTGCACGTGATCTCGCTGAACCCGGAAGTGCCCGCCGACATCCCCGCGCTGATCGGCGCGTCGGCCGCGCTGGCCGTGTCGGGCATCCCGTTCAGCGGCCCGGTGGGCGCCGCGCGCGTGGGCTACAAGGACGGCCAGTACCTGCTGAACCCGACCCGCTCGCAGATCGCTACCTCGGACCTGGACCTGGTGGTCGCCGGTACCGAGCGCGCCGTGCTGATGGTGGAATCGGAAGCCAACCAGCTGTCTGAAGACGTGATGCTGGGCGCCGTGGTCTATGGCCATGAGCAGATGCAGATCGCGATCAACGCGATCCATGAATTGGTGCGCGAAGGTGGCAAGCCCGAGTGGGACTGGACCCCGGCCGCCAAGAACGAGCCGCTGATCGCCAAGGTCACCGAAGTCGCGCTGCCGCTGCTGCAGGAAGCCTACCAGCTGCGCCAGAAGTCGGCCCGCAGCCAGAAGCTGAAGGAAGTGAACGCCAACGTGGCGGCCGCACTGGAAGCCGCCGGCGTGGAAGCCGACAAGGTGGAAGTCGGCAATGTCATGTTCGACCTGGAAGCCAAGATCGTGCGCGGCCAGATCCTGGGCGGCGAGCCGCGTATCGACGGCCGCGACACCCGCACCGTGCGCCCGATCGAGATCCGTTCGTCGGTGCTGCCGCGTGCGCACGGCTCGGCGCTGTTCACCCGCGGCGAGACGCAGGCGCTGGTGGTGGCGACGCTCGGCACCAAGAGCGACGAGCAGATCATCGACGCGCTCGCCGGCGAGTACCGCGACCGCTTCATGCTCCACTACAACATGCCCCCGTTCGCCACCGGTGAAACCGGCCGCGTGGGCAGCCCGAAGCGTCGTGAAATCGGCCACGGCCGCCTGGCCAAGCGCGCACTGATCCCGGTGCTGCCGAAGGACGACGAGTTCGCCTACACCATTCGCCTGGTTTCGGAAATCACCGAATCCAATGGTTCCTCGTCGATGGCTTCGGTCTGCGGCGGCTGCCTGGCACTGATGGACGCCGGCGTTCCGGTCAAGGCGCACGTGGCCGGCGTTGCCATGGGCCTGATCCTGGAAGGCAACAAGTTTGCCGTGCTGACCGACATCCTGGGTGATGAAGATCACCTGGGCGATATGGACTTCAAGGTTGCGGGTACCGACAACGGCATCACCGCGCTGCAGATGGACATCAAGGTCCAGGGCATCACCAAGGAGATCATGCAGGTTGCGCTGGCACAGGCCCGTGAAGGCCGCCTGCACATCCTGCACAAGATGCAGGAAGCGATGGGCCACGCCCGCACCGAGCTGTCGGCACACGCCCCGCGCATGATCACCATGAAGATCCATCCGGACAAGATCCGCGAAGTGATCGGCAAGGGTGGCTCGACCATCCAGGCGCTGACCAAGGAAACCGGCACCACCATCGACATCCAGGAAGACGGCACCATCACGATCGCCTCGACGTCGACCGAAGGCATGGCCGAAGCCAAGCGCCGCATCGAAGGCATCACCGCCGAAGCCGAAGTGGGCAAGATCTACGCCGGCACCGTGCTGAAGCTGCTGGATTTCGGTGCCATCGTCAACATCCTGCCGGGCAAGGATGGCCTGCTGCACATCTCGGAAATCGTCAACGAGCGTGTGAAGGACATCAAGGACTGGCTGAAGGAAGGCCAGCAGGTCCGCGTCAAGCTGATCCAGGCCGACGAGAAGGGCCGCTTGCGCCTGTCGCTGAAGGCCGCACTGGCAGAAGAGGGTGGCAGCATCAGCCCGATCAATGCCGGCGAAAGCGCCGCGCCGGCAGCACCGGCCGGTGGCTCGGAGCAGCAGCAGTAA
- a CDS encoding 2-isopropylmalate synthase (K01649: leuA; 2-isopropylmalate synthase [EC:2.3.3.13]) — translation MSDKLIIFDTTLRDGEQSPGASMTREEKIRIARQLERLKVDVIEAGFAASSNGDFEAIRSIAQVVKDSTICSLARANDKDIARAAEALKPANSFRIHTFIATSALHMEKKLRMTPDQVYEQARLAVRFARQFTDDIEFSPEDGSRSDMDFLCRVLEGVIAEGATTINLPDTVGYAVPEGYADLIRSVRERIPNSDKAIWSVHCHNDLGMAVANSLAAVKLAGARQIECTINGLGERAGNTSLEEVVMAVKTRRDYFDLDVGVDTTQIVPASKLVSQITGFVVQPNKAVVGANAFAHASGIHQDGVLKARDTYEIMRAEDVGWSANKIVLGKLSGRNAFKQRLQELGVELESESEVNAAFTRFKELADQKAEIFDEDIMAIVSNEAQHDANEHFRFISLAQHSETGERPHARVVFSMDGQEQSGEGEGNGPVDATLHAIESRVASGAEMVLYSVNAITGGTEAQGEVTVRLSKAGRIVNGVGTDPDIVAASAKAYLAALNKLHDKAVQKINPQI, via the coding sequence ATGTCTGACAAACTCATCATTTTCGACACCACGTTGCGTGACGGCGAGCAGTCGCCGGGCGCCTCCATGACCCGCGAGGAAAAGATCCGCATCGCGCGCCAGCTGGAACGCCTGAAGGTCGATGTGATCGAGGCCGGTTTCGCGGCGAGCTCCAACGGCGACTTTGAAGCGATCCGCTCGATCGCCCAGGTCGTCAAGGACTCCACCATCTGCTCGCTGGCGCGCGCCAACGACAAGGACATCGCCCGCGCCGCCGAGGCGCTCAAGCCCGCCAATTCGTTCCGCATCCACACCTTCATCGCCACATCCGCGTTGCACATGGAGAAGAAGCTGCGCATGACGCCGGACCAGGTGTACGAGCAGGCCCGCCTGGCGGTGCGCTTTGCGCGCCAGTTCACCGATGACATCGAGTTCTCGCCGGAAGACGGCAGCCGCTCGGACATGGACTTCCTGTGCCGCGTGCTGGAAGGCGTGATCGCCGAAGGCGCGACCACGATCAACCTGCCGGATACCGTGGGCTATGCCGTGCCCGAGGGCTATGCGGACCTGATCCGCTCGGTGCGGGAGCGCATCCCCAACTCGGACAAGGCGATCTGGTCGGTGCACTGCCATAACGACCTGGGCATGGCCGTCGCCAACTCGCTGGCCGCCGTGAAGCTGGCCGGCGCGCGCCAGATCGAATGCACCATCAACGGCCTGGGCGAACGCGCCGGCAACACCAGCCTGGAAGAGGTGGTGATGGCGGTGAAGACGCGCCGCGACTATTTCGACCTGGACGTCGGCGTGGACACCACGCAGATCGTGCCGGCTTCGAAGCTGGTGTCGCAGATCACGGGTTTCGTGGTGCAGCCGAACAAGGCCGTGGTGGGCGCCAACGCGTTCGCGCATGCCTCGGGCATCCACCAGGATGGCGTGCTCAAGGCGCGCGATACCTACGAGATCATGCGTGCGGAGGATGTGGGCTGGAGCGCCAACAAGATCGTGCTGGGCAAGCTGTCGGGCCGCAACGCCTTCAAGCAGCGCCTGCAGGAACTGGGCGTCGAGCTCGAGAGCGAGAGCGAAGTCAACGCCGCATTCACCCGCTTCAAGGAACTGGCCGACCAGAAGGCCGAGATCTTCGACGAAGACATCATGGCCATTGTCTCGAACGAGGCCCAGCACGATGCCAACGAGCACTTCCGCTTCATCTCGCTGGCTCAGCACTCCGAGACCGGTGAGCGCCCGCATGCGCGCGTGGTGTTCAGCATGGACGGCCAGGAGCAGAGCGGCGAAGGCGAGGGCAATGGCCCGGTCGACGCTACGCTGCATGCGATCGAGTCGCGCGTGGCCAGCGGTGCCGAGATGGTGCTCTATTCGGTGAACGCCATCACCGGCGGCACCGAGGCACAGGGCGAAGTGACCGTGCGCCTGTCCAAGGCCGGCCGCATCGTCAATGGCGTGGGCACCGACCCGGATATCGTCGCCGCCTCGGCCAAGGCTTATCTGGCCGCGCTGAACAAGCTGCACGACAAGGCCGTGCAGAAGATCAACCCGCAGATCTGA
- a CDS encoding 30S ribosomal protein S15 (K02956: RP-S15, MRPS15, rpsO; small subunit ribosomal protein S15) yields MAVADINKSEVIKQFARGANDTGSPEVQVALLTTRINELTPHFKANMKDHHSRRGLLRMVSRRRRLLDYLKSNDADRYRALIEKLGLRK; encoded by the coding sequence ATGGCAGTCGCCGATATCAACAAGTCCGAAGTCATCAAGCAGTTCGCCCGTGGCGCCAACGACACTGGCAGCCCCGAAGTGCAAGTGGCCCTGCTGACCACCCGCATCAACGAACTGACCCCGCACTTCAAGGCCAACATGAAGGATCACCACAGCCGCCGCGGTCTGCTGCGCATGGTGAGCCGCCGCCGCCGTCTGCTGGACTACCTCAAGTCCAACGACGCCGACCGCTACCGTGCCCTGATCGAAAAGCTGGGCCTGCGCAAGTAA
- a CDS encoding preprotein translocase subunit SecG (K03075: secG; preprotein translocase subunit SecG), whose product MAIFKTLLVVLQVLSALGVIGLVLIQHGKGADVGAAFGSGASGSLFGATGSANFLSRTTAVLATLFFVCTLALTLLGNYKPAASLGVMGAAPASAPATAGASAPAAAPAAAAAASAPAAPAVPK is encoded by the coding sequence ATGGCAATCTTCAAGACTTTGTTGGTGGTGTTGCAGGTGTTGTCTGCGCTGGGCGTGATTGGCCTGGTGCTGATCCAGCATGGCAAGGGCGCCGATGTCGGTGCGGCGTTCGGCTCGGGCGCCTCGGGCAGCCTATTCGGTGCCACCGGCTCGGCAAACTTCCTGTCGCGCACCACCGCCGTGCTGGCCACGCTGTTCTTCGTCTGCACGCTGGCACTGACGCTGCTGGGCAACTACAAGCCGGCCGCTTCGCTGGGCGTGATGGGCGCGGCGCCGGCTTCGGCGCCCGCCACGGCAGGCGCTTCGGCACCGGCCGCGGCCCCGGCTGCGGCAGCTGCCGCATCGGCGCCCGCAGCCCCCGCTGTACCGAAATAA
- a CDS encoding NADH dehydrogenase subunit B (The point of entry for the majority of electrons that traverse the respiratory chain eventually resulting in the reduction of oxygen~K00331: nuoB; NADH-quinone oxidoreductase subunit B [EC:1.6.5.3]) produces the protein MAIEGVLNEGFVTTTADKLINWTRTGSLWPMTFGLACCAVEMMHAGAARYDLDRFGVVFRPSPRQSDVMIVAGTLCNKMAPALRKVYDQMAEPRWVISMGSCANGGGYYHYSYSVVRGCDRIVPVDIYVPGCPPTAEALIYGVIQLQNKIKRTNTIARKG, from the coding sequence ATGGCAATCGAAGGCGTTCTCAACGAAGGCTTCGTCACGACTACCGCTGACAAGCTGATCAATTGGACCCGCACCGGGTCGCTGTGGCCGATGACCTTTGGCCTGGCCTGCTGTGCCGTGGAAATGATGCATGCCGGCGCCGCGCGCTATGACCTGGACCGCTTTGGCGTGGTGTTTCGCCCGTCGCCGCGCCAGTCGGACGTGATGATCGTGGCCGGCACGCTGTGCAACAAGATGGCCCCCGCGCTGCGCAAGGTCTACGACCAGATGGCCGAACCGCGCTGGGTGATCTCGATGGGCTCGTGCGCCAACGGCGGCGGCTACTACCACTATTCGTACTCGGTGGTGCGCGGCTGCGACCGGATCGTGCCGGTGGATATCTACGTGCCGGGCTGCCCGCCGACGGCCGAAGCGCTGATCTACGGCGTGATCCAGCTGCAGAACAAGATCAAGCGTACCAACACCATCGCGCGCAAGGGCTGA
- a CDS encoding triosephosphate isomerase (Reversibly isomerizes the ketone sugar dihydroxyacetone phosphate to the aldehyde sugar glyceraldehyde-3-phosphate~K01803: TPI, tpiA; triosephosphate isomerase (TIM) [EC:5.3.1.1]) has translation MRQKLVIGNWKMHGSLAANAALLEGIKAGAGRSTGAKLAVCAPFPYLAQCQALLNGSQVAWGAQDVSAEARGAFTGEVAASMIGEFGCTYVLAGHSERRAYHGETDQVVAAKALRALEFGIVPVICVGETLAEREAGETEAVVGRQLQAVLEALSVEQLSRVVLAYEPVWAIGTGKTATSAQAQAVHAFLRGRVAARDAGVAERMAILYGGSVKPDNAAELFSMADIDGGLIGGASLKSEDFLAIGNA, from the coding sequence GTGAGACAGAAGCTCGTCATCGGCAATTGGAAGATGCATGGCAGCCTGGCTGCGAACGCGGCGCTGCTGGAGGGAATCAAGGCTGGTGCCGGGCGTTCGACCGGCGCAAAGCTGGCGGTGTGCGCACCGTTCCCCTATCTTGCACAATGCCAGGCGCTGCTGAATGGCTCGCAAGTGGCTTGGGGTGCACAGGATGTATCGGCGGAGGCGCGTGGCGCCTTCACCGGCGAAGTGGCTGCGTCGATGATCGGCGAGTTCGGCTGCACTTACGTGCTGGCCGGCCACTCCGAGCGCCGCGCCTATCATGGCGAGACCGACCAGGTGGTGGCGGCCAAGGCGCTGCGCGCACTTGAGTTCGGCATCGTCCCGGTGATCTGCGTCGGTGAAACGCTGGCCGAGCGTGAAGCGGGCGAGACCGAGGCGGTGGTCGGACGCCAGCTGCAGGCGGTGCTGGAAGCGTTGTCGGTGGAGCAACTGAGCCGCGTGGTGCTGGCCTATGAGCCGGTCTGGGCGATCGGCACGGGCAAGACCGCGACCAGCGCGCAGGCGCAGGCGGTGCACGCCTTCCTGCGCGGCCGGGTGGCGGCGCGCGACGCCGGCGTGGCCGAACGCATGGCTATCTTGTATGGCGGCAGCGTCAAGCCGGACAATGCGGCCGAACTGTTTTCGATGGCCGACATCGACGGGGGCCTGATTGGTGGCGCCTCGCTGAAGTCGGAAGATTTTCTCGCGATCGGCAACGCCTGA
- a CDS encoding membrane protein — protein sequence MSSDIAGGARRLALWLGAVLLSACATLMPVQEGQKLIGQPQAAVQAMFGPPTDAFPLRDGTSRWIYSHQPMGQQAYGADFDRNGNLTSFRNMLSTPELYKAQVNTWTKRDVVEHFGMTRLPIDYYPRMRNEVWSYRFRHEDVWPSLFHFYFDDAGVLRRTQITPDPLYEPDERFRRW from the coding sequence ATGAGTTCTGATATCGCCGGCGGCGCGCGCCGGCTCGCGCTGTGGCTGGGCGCCGTGCTGCTGTCCGCCTGCGCCACCCTGATGCCGGTGCAGGAAGGCCAGAAGCTGATCGGGCAACCCCAGGCCGCGGTCCAGGCGATGTTCGGACCTCCCACCGACGCATTCCCGCTGCGCGACGGCACGTCGCGCTGGATTTATTCACATCAGCCGATGGGCCAGCAGGCCTACGGCGCCGACTTCGACCGTAATGGCAACCTGACCAGCTTCCGCAACATGCTGTCGACCCCCGAGCTATACAAGGCGCAGGTCAACACCTGGACCAAGCGGGACGTGGTCGAGCATTTCGGCATGACGCGCCTGCCGATTGATTACTACCCGCGGATGCGCAACGAGGTCTGGTCCTACCGCTTCCGCCATGAAGACGTGTGGCCGTCGCTGTTCCATTTCTATTTCGACGATGCCGGCGTGCTGCGCCGGACGCAGATCACGCCCGACCCGCTCTACGAACCGGATGAAAGGTTCCGCCGCTGGTAG
- a CDS encoding NADH:ubiquinone oxidoreductase subunit A (Catalyzes the transfer of electrons from NADH to quinone~K00330: nuoA; NADH-quinone oxidoreductase subunit A [EC:1.6.5.3]) has translation MNLEAYFPVLIFIIFSVVLGVALMSIGRILGPNKPDPAKLSPYECGFEAFEDARMKFDVRYYLIAILFILFDLETAFLFPWGVALRDIGWPGFIAMGVFLLEFIVGFVYIWKKGALDWE, from the coding sequence TTGAATCTCGAAGCCTACTTCCCCGTTCTCATCTTCATCATCTTCAGTGTCGTGCTCGGCGTGGCACTGATGTCGATCGGTCGGATCCTCGGTCCGAACAAGCCCGATCCCGCGAAGCTGTCGCCGTACGAGTGCGGCTTCGAAGCGTTCGAGGATGCGCGCATGAAGTTCGACGTGCGCTACTACCTCATCGCCATCCTGTTTATCCTGTTCGATCTCGAAACCGCCTTCCTGTTTCCGTGGGGTGTTGCCCTGAGGGATATCGGCTGGCCGGGATTCATCGCCATGGGCGTGTTTCTGCTGGAATTCATCGTGGGCTTCGTCTACATCTGGAAAAAGGGCGCGCTCGATTGGGAGTGA